In Enterobacter pseudoroggenkampii, one genomic interval encodes:
- the tsr gene encoding methyl-accepting chemotaxis protein has protein sequence MLNRIKIVTSLMLVLAIFGLLQLTSGGLFFNALKNDKENFTVLQTIRQQQSTLNASWVALLQTRNTLNRAGIRYMMDQSNIGSGATVNDLMQIASTSLKQAEKNWAAYEALPRDPRQNDAEAMEIKRNYDIYHGALAELIQLLGAGKINAFFDQPTQSYQDGFEKQYVSYLQQNDKLYQMAVEDSNSSFSQAIWVLISVLIAVLVVIVAVWLNIKQTLISPLNRLIDNIRHIASGDLVKRIEVQGTNEMGELADSLRHMQGELVRTVGDVRNGANAIYSGASEIAMGNNDLSSRTEQQAASLEETAASMEQLTATVKQNAENARQASHLALSASETAQKGGKVVDNVVQTMRDIAGSSQKIADIISVIDGIAFQTNILALNAAVEAARAGEQGRGFAVVAGEVRNLAQRSAQAAREIKSLIEDSVGRVEVGSTLVESAGETMGEIVNAVTRVTDIMGEIASASDEQSRGIDQVGLAVAEMDRVTQQNASLVEESAAAAAALEEQASRLTQAVAVFRIQQEQMKAREFAAAKAVSTPVMARKTATVDSGDNWETF, from the coding sequence ATGTTAAACCGTATCAAGATTGTCACCAGCTTAATGCTGGTTTTAGCGATATTTGGCCTTTTACAACTCACATCCGGTGGTCTTTTCTTTAATGCTCTGAAGAATGACAAAGAGAATTTCACCGTCCTGCAAACCATTCGCCAGCAACAGTCCACGCTGAACGCCAGCTGGGTAGCGTTGCTGCAAACCCGTAATACCCTGAACCGCGCGGGTATCCGCTACATGATGGATCAGAGCAATATCGGCAGCGGCGCGACCGTTAACGATTTGATGCAAATCGCGTCTACGTCTCTGAAACAGGCGGAAAAAAACTGGGCTGCCTACGAAGCCCTGCCGCGCGATCCGCGTCAAAACGACGCGGAAGCGATGGAGATCAAGCGTAACTATGATATTTACCACGGCGCGCTGGCGGAGCTGATCCAGCTGCTGGGCGCGGGCAAAATCAACGCCTTCTTCGACCAGCCGACCCAGAGCTATCAGGACGGTTTTGAGAAGCAGTACGTGAGCTACCTGCAGCAGAACGACAAGCTGTACCAGATGGCGGTCGAAGACAGCAACAGCTCCTTCAGCCAGGCTATCTGGGTGCTGATTAGCGTCCTGATTGCCGTGCTGGTGGTGATCGTGGCCGTCTGGCTCAACATCAAGCAGACGCTGATCTCCCCGCTGAATCGTCTGATCGACAACATTCGCCATATCGCCAGCGGCGACCTGGTGAAGCGTATTGAGGTTCAGGGCACCAACGAAATGGGTGAACTGGCCGACTCGCTGCGCCATATGCAGGGTGAGCTGGTGCGTACCGTTGGCGACGTGCGTAACGGCGCGAACGCGATCTACAGCGGCGCGAGTGAAATCGCGATGGGCAATAACGACCTCTCCTCCCGTACTGAACAGCAGGCCGCTTCCCTGGAAGAGACCGCTGCCAGCATGGAGCAGCTGACGGCGACCGTTAAGCAGAACGCCGAGAACGCCCGTCAGGCGAGCCATCTTGCCCTGAGCGCCTCCGAAACCGCGCAGAAAGGCGGCAAAGTGGTGGATAACGTGGTGCAGACCATGCGCGATATCGCGGGCAGCTCGCAGAAAATTGCCGACATTATCAGCGTGATCGACGGCATTGCTTTCCAGACCAACATCCTGGCACTGAACGCGGCGGTAGAAGCGGCGCGTGCGGGCGAGCAGGGCCGTGGCTTTGCGGTGGTGGCCGGTGAAGTGCGTAACCTGGCCCAGCGCAGTGCCCAGGCGGCTCGTGAAATCAAGAGCCTGATTGAAGACTCCGTGGGTCGCGTGGAAGTGGGTTCAACGCTGGTAGAAAGCGCCGGTGAAACCATGGGTGAGATCGTGAACGCGGTGACCCGCGTAACGGACATCATGGGTGAAATCGCCTCTGCGTCTGACGAGCAGAGCCGCGGTATCGACCAGGTGGGTCTGGCGGTAGCTGAGATGGATCGCGTGACCCAGCAGAACGCCTCGCTGGTTGAAGAGTCTGCCGCGGCTGCGGCCGCACTGGAAGAGCAGGCGAGCCGCCTGACTCAGGCCGTGGCGGTGTTCCGCATTCAGCAGGAGCAGATGAAAGCGCGCGAATTCGCTGCGGCTAAAGCGGTTTCCACGCCGGTGATGGCGCGTAAAACCGCGACGGTCGATTCAGGCGATAACTGGGAAACGTTCTAA
- the hpaR gene encoding homoprotocatechuate degradation operon regulator HpaR, translated as MHDSLTIALLQAREAAMSYFRPIVKRHNLTEQQWRIVRVLAEHPSMDFHDLAFRTCILRPSLTGILTRMERDGLVLRLKPVNDQRKLYVSLTKEGNALYEHAQAQVEEAYQQIEAEYTPEKMKQLTALLEEFIELGNRHNAAREEE; from the coding sequence ATGCATGATTCATTAACCATCGCGCTGCTGCAGGCGCGGGAAGCGGCGATGTCCTACTTCCGCCCGATCGTGAAGCGCCATAATCTGACCGAGCAGCAGTGGCGCATTGTGCGCGTGCTGGCTGAACATCCGTCGATGGATTTTCACGATCTGGCGTTTCGCACCTGCATTTTGCGCCCGAGCCTGACCGGTATTCTGACGCGCATGGAGCGTGACGGCCTGGTGCTGCGCCTAAAGCCGGTGAACGACCAGCGCAAGCTGTACGTGTCGCTGACCAAAGAGGGGAATGCGCTGTATGAACACGCTCAGGCGCAGGTCGAAGAGGCGTATCAGCAGATTGAGGCGGAATATACGCCGGAGAAGATGAAACAGCTGACGGCGCTGCTGGAAGAGTTTATTGAACTCGGAAACCGGCATAACGCAGCGCGGGAAGAAGAGTAA
- the hpaG gene encoding 4-hydroxyphenylacetate degradation bifunctional isomerase/decarboxylase produces the protein MKGTVFAVALNHQSQREAWREAFEKAPYNTPPKTAVWFIKPHNTVIRAGEPIPFPHGETVLSGATVALVVGKTASKVRVEDAAEHIAGYALANEVSLPEESFYRPAIKAKCRDGFCPLGELVAVDNVDNLTIITEINGREADHWNTADLQRNAAELLSALSEFATLNPGDAILLGTPHSRVEIRPGDRVRILAEGFPPLENPVVDERNVTIAHSRPPHATLFALGLNYADHASELDFKPPTEPLVFIKAPNTFNGDNQTSVRPNNIEYMHYEAELVVVIGKTARKVSEADAMDYVAGYTVCNDYAIRDYLENYYRPNLRVKSRDGLTPISPNIVPKAAIPDPHNLALRTFVNGELRQEGTTADLIFNIPYLIAYLSDFMTLQPGDMIATGTPKGLSDVVPGDEVVVEVEGVGRLVNRIVSEDMAK, from the coding sequence ATGAAAGGTACCGTTTTTGCCGTCGCCCTCAACCATCAAAGCCAGCGTGAAGCCTGGCGTGAGGCGTTTGAAAAAGCCCCCTACAACACGCCGCCGAAAACGGCGGTGTGGTTTATCAAACCGCATAACACCGTGATTCGCGCGGGCGAGCCCATTCCGTTCCCGCATGGGGAAACGGTGCTCAGCGGCGCCACGGTGGCGCTGGTCGTGGGCAAAACCGCCAGCAAGGTGCGCGTGGAGGACGCTGCGGAGCACATCGCGGGGTATGCGCTGGCCAACGAGGTGAGCCTGCCGGAAGAGAGCTTCTATCGCCCGGCCATCAAGGCCAAATGTCGTGACGGATTCTGTCCGCTCGGCGAACTTGTCGCCGTTGATAACGTAGATAACCTGACCATCATCACCGAGATCAACGGCCGCGAAGCGGACCACTGGAACACCGCCGATCTTCAGCGTAACGCTGCCGAACTGCTGAGCGCCCTGAGCGAGTTCGCCACCCTCAATCCCGGCGATGCTATCCTGCTCGGTACCCCTCACAGCCGCGTTGAGATCCGCCCGGGCGATCGCGTGCGTATTCTGGCGGAAGGCTTTCCGCCGCTGGAAAACCCGGTGGTGGATGAGCGCAACGTCACTATTGCGCACAGCAGGCCGCCGCACGCCACGCTGTTTGCCCTCGGTCTGAACTATGCCGACCACGCCAGCGAGTTGGACTTCAAGCCGCCCACCGAGCCGCTGGTCTTTATCAAAGCGCCAAACACCTTCAACGGTGACAACCAGACGTCGGTGCGTCCGAACAATATCGAATACATGCATTACGAAGCGGAGCTGGTGGTGGTCATCGGTAAAACCGCGCGTAAGGTCAGTGAAGCCGATGCGATGGACTATGTTGCGGGCTACACGGTCTGCAACGACTACGCCATCCGCGACTACCTGGAAAACTACTACCGCCCGAACCTGCGGGTGAAAAGCCGCGACGGGCTGACCCCCATTTCCCCAAACATCGTGCCAAAAGCAGCCATTCCCGACCCGCACAACCTCGCCCTGCGCACCTTCGTTAACGGCGAGCTGCGTCAGGAAGGCACCACGGCGGATCTGATCTTCAACATCCCGTACCTGATTGCGTACCTGAGCGACTTTATGACCCTGCAGCCGGGCGACATGATTGCCACCGGCACGCCGAAGGGGCTCTCCGACGTGGTGCCGGGCGATGAGGTGGTGGTGGAAGTGGAAGGCGTGGGACGCCTGGTGAACCGAATTGTGAGTGAGGATATGGCAAAATGA
- the hpaE gene encoding 5-carboxymethyl-2-hydroxymuconate semialdehyde dehydrogenase — MKKINHWINGKNVAGSDYFHTTNPASGEVLAEVASGGEAEIHQAVAAAKEAFPKWANLPMKERARLMRRLGDLIDQNVPEIAAMETADTGLPIHQTKNVLIPRASHNFEFFAEVCQQMNGKTYPVDDKMLNYTLVQPVGVCALVSPWNVPFMTATWKVAPCLALGNTAVLKMSELSPLTADRLGELALEAGIPAGVLNVVQGYGATAGDALVRHHDVRAVSFTGGTATGRNIMKNAGLKKYSMELGGKSPVLIFEDADIERALDAALFTIFSINGERCTAGSRIFIQQSIYPEFVKRFAERANRLRVGDPTDPTTQIGALISQQHWEKVSGYIRLGIEEGATLLAGGPDKPTDLPAHLKGGNFLRPTVLADVDNRMRVAQEEIFGPVACLLPFKDEAEGLRLANDVEYGLASYIWTQDVSKVLRLARNIEAGMVFVNTQNVRDLRQPFGGVKASGTGREGGEYSFEVFAEMKNVCISMGDHPIPKWGI, encoded by the coding sequence ATGAAAAAGATAAACCATTGGATCAACGGTAAAAACGTCGCGGGCAGCGACTACTTCCACACTACTAACCCGGCCTCCGGCGAGGTCCTGGCAGAAGTGGCCTCCGGCGGCGAAGCCGAAATCCATCAGGCCGTTGCCGCCGCCAAAGAGGCGTTCCCGAAGTGGGCCAACCTGCCGATGAAGGAGCGCGCGCGCCTGATGCGTCGTCTGGGTGACCTAATCGACCAGAACGTGCCCGAGATCGCCGCCATGGAAACCGCCGACACCGGCCTGCCGATCCACCAGACCAAAAACGTGCTGATCCCGCGCGCCTCGCACAACTTCGAGTTCTTCGCCGAAGTGTGCCAGCAGATGAACGGCAAAACCTACCCGGTCGACGACAAGATGCTCAACTACACCCTGGTGCAGCCGGTGGGCGTCTGCGCGCTGGTGTCGCCGTGGAACGTGCCGTTTATGACCGCCACCTGGAAGGTCGCGCCCTGTCTGGCCTTAGGTAATACCGCCGTGCTGAAGATGTCCGAACTCTCCCCGCTGACCGCCGACCGTCTGGGCGAGCTGGCCCTCGAAGCGGGGATTCCGGCGGGCGTGCTGAACGTGGTGCAGGGCTACGGCGCGACGGCAGGCGACGCGCTGGTGCGCCATCACGACGTGCGCGCGGTCTCCTTCACCGGCGGCACCGCCACCGGGCGCAACATCATGAAAAATGCCGGGCTGAAGAAATACTCCATGGAGCTGGGCGGCAAATCCCCGGTACTGATTTTTGAAGACGCGGATATCGAGCGCGCGCTGGACGCCGCCCTGTTCACCATCTTCTCCATCAACGGTGAGCGCTGCACCGCGGGCTCGCGCATCTTTATCCAGCAGAGCATCTACCCGGAATTCGTGAAGCGCTTTGCCGAGCGAGCCAACCGCCTGCGCGTGGGCGACCCGACCGATCCGACCACCCAGATTGGCGCGCTCATCAGCCAACAGCACTGGGAGAAGGTCTCCGGCTATATCCGCCTCGGCATTGAGGAAGGCGCAACCCTACTGGCGGGCGGCCCGGACAAACCGACCGACCTGCCTGCACACCTGAAAGGCGGCAACTTCCTGCGCCCGACCGTGCTGGCGGACGTTGATAACCGCATGCGCGTGGCGCAGGAGGAGATCTTCGGGCCGGTGGCCTGCCTGCTGCCGTTCAAGGACGAAGCGGAAGGGCTGCGCCTGGCCAACGACGTGGAGTACGGCCTGGCGTCGTACATCTGGACCCAGGACGTCAGCAAGGTGCTGCGCCTGGCGCGCAATATCGAAGCGGGCATGGTGTTCGTCAACACCCAGAACGTGCGCGACCTGCGCCAGCCGTTTGGCGGCGTGAAGGCCTCTGGCACCGGCCGCGAGGGGGGCGAGTACAGCTTCGAGGTGTTCGCGGAGATGAAGAACGTCTGCATCTCCATGGGCGACCATCCGATTCCAAAGTGGGGGATCTGA
- the hpaD gene encoding 3,4-dihydroxyphenylacetate 2,3-dioxygenase, which translates to MGKLALAAKITHVPSMYLSELPGKNHGCRQSAIDGHKEISKRCRELGVDTIIVFDTHWLVNSAYHINCADHFSGVYTSNELPHFIRDMTYDYDGNPALGQLIADEAVKLGVRAKAHNIPSLKLEYGTLVPMRYMNPDKHFKVISISAFCTVHDFADSRRLGEAIVSAIEKYDGTVAVLASGSLSHRFIDDQRAEEGMNSYTREFDRQMDERVVKLWREGQFKEFCSMLPEYADYCYGEGNMHDTVMLLGMLGWDKYDGKVEFLTELFASSGTGQVNAVFPLPA; encoded by the coding sequence ATGGGTAAATTAGCGTTAGCGGCAAAAATCACCCACGTGCCGTCGATGTACCTTTCCGAGCTGCCGGGCAAAAACCACGGCTGCCGCCAGTCGGCCATCGACGGGCATAAAGAGATCAGCAAGCGCTGCCGCGAACTGGGCGTGGACACCATCATCGTGTTCGATACCCACTGGCTGGTGAATAGCGCCTACCACATCAACTGCGCGGACCATTTTTCAGGCGTCTACACCAGCAACGAGCTGCCGCACTTTATCCGCGATATGACCTACGACTACGACGGCAACCCGGCACTCGGCCAACTGATTGCCGACGAGGCGGTGAAGCTCGGCGTGCGTGCCAAAGCGCACAACATCCCGAGCCTCAAGCTGGAGTACGGCACGCTGGTGCCGATGCGCTACATGAACCCGGATAAGCACTTCAAAGTGATCTCCATCTCGGCGTTCTGCACGGTTCACGACTTCGCCGACAGCCGCAGGCTGGGCGAAGCCATCGTCAGCGCCATCGAAAAATACGACGGCACCGTGGCGGTGCTCGCCAGCGGCTCGCTGTCGCACCGCTTTATCGACGACCAGCGCGCGGAAGAAGGGATGAACAGCTATACCCGCGAATTCGACCGCCAGATGGACGAGCGCGTGGTGAAGCTGTGGCGCGAGGGTCAGTTTAAGGAGTTTTGCAGCATGCTGCCGGAGTACGCCGACTACTGCTACGGCGAGGGCAACATGCACGACACGGTGATGCTGCTGGGCATGCTCGGCTGGGACAAATACGACGGCAAGGTGGAGTTTCTCACCGAACTGTTCGCCAGCTCCGGCACCGGCCAGGTCAACGCCGTTTTCCCCCTGCCCGCGTAA
- a CDS encoding 5-carboxymethyl-2-hydroxymuconate Delta-isomerase has product MPHFIAECTDNIRQQADLPGLFAKVNEALAATGIFPLGGIRSRAHWLDTWQMADGKHDYAFVHMTLKIGAGRSLESREAVGEMLFGLIKAHFAELMASRYLALSFELDELHPTLNYKQNNVHALFK; this is encoded by the coding sequence ATGCCGCACTTTATTGCTGAATGTACCGACAACATCCGCCAGCAGGCCGACCTGCCGGGGCTGTTCGCCAAAGTGAACGAGGCGCTCGCCGCCACGGGCATCTTCCCGCTCGGCGGTATCCGCAGCCGCGCCCACTGGCTGGACACCTGGCAGATGGCCGACGGCAAGCATGATTACGCCTTTGTCCATATGACGCTGAAGATTGGCGCGGGGCGCAGCCTGGAGAGCCGGGAAGCCGTGGGGGAGATGCTTTTTGGGCTGATCAAAGCGCACTTTGCGGAACTGATGGCGAGCCGCTACCTGGCGCTGTCGTTTGAGCTCGACGAACTGCACCCGACGCTCAATTACAAACAGAACAACGTGCACGCGTTGTTTAAGTAA